The proteins below come from a single Perca flavescens isolate YP-PL-M2 chromosome 8, PFLA_1.0, whole genome shotgun sequence genomic window:
- the LOC114559709 gene encoding galanin receptor type 2, translating to MAVPNTYVLIFACTCGVILGIGLCANLLVFSLFAKYNTLRKNRLDILLLSMTLADFLTLLLIPFTLHSAVTYSWPLGNTSCKVYQFLLAFSLAASTYSLCAVSMTRAMIITNPYQPPTMDLVILMFVLVWALSFFISLPLRMFATKESLGPSLTNFSFCLPTIHEHHYQVVLSQFVLYYFVPMLVIAFNYVRLALFLHKSPVMSVSSARNTRRASVMVFLAAATFSVCWLPGYVLELCVYLGLYHHGQAWEMFYFICTVLQYLHPCINPVLYVLLSKRYRHRRAAWLFSCNRNRVQPQVISVTTDTF from the coding sequence ATGGCTGTTCCTAATACCTATGTGCTGATCTTTGCCTGTACCTGTGGAGTGATCCTGGGCATCGGGCTCTGTGCCAACCTGCTGGTCTTCTCTCTGTTTGCCAAGTACAACACGTTGCGTAAGAATCGCCTTGACATCCTCCTACTCAGCATGACTCTGGCCGACTTCCTCACCCTCCTGCTCATCCCCTTCACCTTGCACTCCGCCGTAACTTACTCCTGGCCTCTGGGCAACACCTCTTGCAAGGTCTACCAGTTCCTGCTGGCCTTTAGCCTGGCGGCCAGCACCTATTCGCTATGTGCCGTTTCCATGACCCGCGCCATGATCATCACCAACCCGTACCAGCCGCCCACCATGGACCTGGTGATCCTCATGTTTGTCCTGGTCTGGGCCCTCAGCTTCTTCATCAGCCTGCCACTGCGTATGTTTGCCACCAAAGAGAGCCTGGGCCCAAGCCTAACTAACTTCTCCTTCTGCCTTCCAACCATTCATGAGCACCACTACCAAGTGGTCCTGAGCCAGTTTGTACTTTACTACTTTGTTCCAATGCTAGTCATTGCCTTCAACTATGTCCGGCTGGCTCTTTTTCTCCACAAGAGCCCTGTAATGTCGGTGTCCAGTGCCAGGAACACCCGCCGTGCCTCTGTCATGGTGTTCTTGGCAGCTGCTACCTTCTCAGTGTGCTGGCTGCCTGGTTATGTGCTGGagctgtgtgtgtacctggggCTGTATCACCATGGACAGGCTTGGGAGATGTTTTACTTCATCTGTACTGTGCTGCAGTACCTGCACCCCTGTATAAACCCTGTGCTCTATGTGCTTCTATCAAAGCGCTACCGCCACAGGAGGGCAGCCTGGCTCTTCAGCTGTAACAGGAATAGAGTGCAGCCGCAGGTCATCAGTGTCAccacagacacattttaa
- the LOC114560645 gene encoding parathyroid hormone-related protein, whose amino-acid sequence MCSIVMLHQWSLAMFLLCSPVTLDGKPVDALSSRTRRSVSHAQLMHDKGRSLQEFKRRMWLQELLEEVHTADEHAPPVQSRTQSQIFSGNALHEKPPGATKNLPDRFRPDREGPNLPQETNKALAYKDQPLKVATKRKKKVRLGRRRESDKKRRRARSVTSKEP is encoded by the exons ATGTGCTCTATAGTCATGCTTCATCAGTGGAGTCTGGCTATGTTCTTGCTGTGCTCCCCAGTGACTCTTGATGGGAAACCAGTTGATGCACTTAGTAGCAGAAC GAGGAGATCAGTGAGCCATGCCCAGCTGATGCATGACAAGGGCCGCTCCTTACAGGAGTTCAAGCGGCGCATGTGGCTGCAGGAGCTGCTGGAAGAGGTGCACACTGCTGATGAGCACGCTCCACCCGTGCAGAGCAGAACCCAGAGCCAAATCTTCAGTGGGAATGCCCTGCACGAGAAGCCCCCAGGGGCCACCAAGAACCTCCCTGACAGGTTCAGGCCAGACAGAGAGGGCCCTAACCTGCCCCAGGAGACCAACAAGGCTCTGGCATATAAGGACCAGCCACTAAAAGTAGCcaccaagagaaaaaaaaaggtgaggtTAGGCCGACGTAGAGAGAGCGACAAGAAGCGAAGGCGGGCACGGTCTGTCACATCAAAGGAGCCATGA